Proteins from a genomic interval of Arthrobacter sp. CAN_C5:
- a CDS encoding SRPBCC domain-containing protein, with product MNPEKAEPLVAKTTVDGKPALWFEMRYGFPASVLWKHLTDPRKLKYWFPCEMDLLPRKGAEVTFTFPGERPTQGKVLEAEKPRLLTFTWDREVLTWTLEEDGDNGSRLTLTNTLQDPDTAANVAAGWRFTLIGLDDLLNERALGQNPAEWERYVGLYREQFTD from the coding sequence GTGAATCCTGAAAAAGCTGAGCCCCTGGTTGCCAAGACGACAGTGGACGGGAAGCCTGCCCTCTGGTTTGAGATGCGGTACGGGTTCCCCGCGTCGGTGCTCTGGAAGCACCTGACCGACCCGCGGAAGCTGAAGTACTGGTTCCCCTGCGAAATGGACCTGCTGCCGCGGAAGGGTGCCGAGGTGACGTTCACCTTCCCCGGGGAGCGGCCCACCCAGGGCAAGGTCCTGGAGGCGGAAAAGCCGCGGCTCCTCACCTTCACCTGGGACCGCGAGGTGTTGACCTGGACGCTTGAGGAGGACGGCGACAATGGCAGCCGGCTGACCCTCACCAACACTCTCCAGGACCCGGACACTGCGGCAAACGTTGCGGCGGGCTGGCGGTTCACGCTGATCGGCCTCGACGACCTGTTGAACGAGCGTGCCCTGGGGCAGAACCCGGCGGAGTGGGAACGGTACGTGGGGCTCTACCGCGAGCAGTTCACCGACTAG
- a CDS encoding glycosyltransferase family 2 protein has translation MSGLQLPGALVVVVPARNEEESLPQCLTAIETAARMLAATFPTIDLTVTVVLDGCTDGSAGVVADYPLAQALEVDFASVGLARRAGIGAALSRVARPMEEVWVANTDADTVVPEDWLVEQCRLAGQGVQLVLGTVEPDPVGLDSERARAWHQAHPLDDGHAYVHGANLGFRADGYLAVGEFAALKVHEDSDLTDRLKAHGITWAAVDSIRATTSARMLGRTPGGFAGYLRELPF, from the coding sequence GTGAGCGGGCTGCAGCTACCCGGCGCGCTGGTCGTGGTCGTACCCGCCCGGAATGAAGAGGAAAGCCTCCCACAGTGTCTGACCGCGATCGAAACGGCTGCGCGAATGCTGGCCGCCACCTTCCCGACCATCGACCTCACTGTCACGGTGGTGCTGGACGGATGTACTGACGGGTCGGCGGGGGTGGTTGCGGACTACCCGTTGGCCCAGGCACTGGAGGTCGATTTTGCCTCGGTCGGTTTGGCTCGCAGGGCGGGTATTGGCGCCGCCCTGTCCCGGGTGGCCCGGCCCATGGAGGAGGTCTGGGTGGCCAACACCGACGCGGACACGGTGGTGCCCGAGGACTGGCTGGTCGAACAATGCCGGCTCGCGGGGCAGGGTGTGCAGCTGGTGCTGGGGACGGTCGAGCCCGATCCGGTAGGGCTTGATTCCGAGCGGGCCCGGGCCTGGCATCAGGCCCATCCGCTCGACGACGGGCACGCGTACGTCCACGGAGCCAATCTGGGTTTCAGGGCTGACGGGTATCTGGCGGTCGGTGAATTCGCGGCGCTCAAAGTCCATGAGGACTCCGATCTTACGGACCGGTTGAAGGCGCACGGCATCACCTGGGCCGCGGTCGACAGCATCAGAGCCACTACGTCGGCGAGGATGCTGGGCCGCACCCCGGGCGGTTTTGCCGGTTACCTCCGGGAACTGCCTTTCTGA
- a CDS encoding SDR family oxidoreductase, giving the protein MAYTPSTAIVTGSDSGIGRATALALAEAGCDVGITWHSDEDGANETARLVRELGRSAVVSQLDTTDAPACGDVVDQMISELGGLDVFVNNAGVNGGTPFMETSYDEWRGTVAANLDGAFVCIQRAAAQMISAGNGGRIIAVTSVHQEQPRVGSAAYDASKHGLGGLIKTIALELGEHSITANAVLPGEIATAMNDAEDDDPQEIDRPGIPLGRPGASEEVAAVIAFLASPASSYVNGASWVVDGGMLQMGPQAGSHLTSGKWRTV; this is encoded by the coding sequence ATGGCATACACACCCAGCACAGCAATAGTCACCGGCTCCGATTCCGGAATTGGCCGGGCAACCGCCCTCGCCCTCGCCGAGGCGGGGTGCGACGTCGGGATTACCTGGCATTCCGATGAAGATGGCGCCAACGAAACCGCTCGTCTGGTCCGCGAGCTTGGACGTAGTGCAGTGGTCTCCCAACTGGACACCACTGACGCTCCCGCCTGTGGAGATGTGGTCGACCAGATGATCAGCGAACTTGGCGGACTCGACGTGTTCGTCAACAACGCGGGCGTCAACGGCGGCACCCCCTTCATGGAGACCAGCTACGACGAATGGCGTGGCACCGTGGCAGCGAACCTGGACGGCGCATTTGTCTGCATCCAGCGCGCGGCGGCCCAGATGATTTCGGCGGGGAACGGCGGCCGGATCATCGCTGTCACCAGCGTGCACCAGGAGCAGCCCCGCGTTGGCTCCGCGGCTTATGACGCGTCGAAGCACGGCCTCGGTGGGCTGATCAAGACGATCGCCCTGGAACTGGGCGAGCATTCGATCACCGCCAATGCCGTACTTCCCGGTGAGATTGCGACGGCGATGAACGATGCCGAGGACGATGACCCTCAGGAGATCGACCGCCCGGGCATTCCGCTGGGCCGTCCCGGCGCTTCCGAGGAAGTCGCGGCAGTGATTGCCTTCCTCGCATCCCCGGCGTCCAGTTACGTCAATGGTGCTTCATGGGTTGTCGACGGGGGCATGCTGCAGATGGGTCCGCAGGCCGGTTCGCACCTCACCAGTGGAAAGTGGCGCACGGTCTAG
- a CDS encoding Ku protein encodes MRAIWKGAVAFGLVNVPVKVYSATEDHDISLHQVHDKDGGRIRYQRRCEICGEVVEYKNIDKAYDDGERTVVLTEEDFATLPVEKSREIGVVEFVPSDQIDPIMLDRSYFLEPDSTSTKAYVLLRRTLEETDRTAIVQFTLRQKSRLGALRVRGDVLMLQSLLWDDEVRDAKFPSLDERVRISAKEREMSAALVESFSTDFDPENFTDEYQVQLRTLIDAKLEKGEALDTEETFGESGDDDGGGKVLDLMEALRRSVEKNREKKGTSGSKTAPEPKKAPSTSKAKGA; translated from the coding sequence ATGAGAGCCATTTGGAAGGGCGCAGTTGCGTTTGGGCTGGTCAACGTGCCGGTCAAGGTCTACAGCGCCACCGAGGACCATGACATCAGCCTCCATCAGGTCCACGACAAGGACGGCGGCCGGATCCGCTACCAGCGCCGCTGCGAGATCTGCGGCGAGGTGGTCGAGTACAAGAACATCGACAAGGCGTACGACGACGGCGAGCGCACCGTGGTGCTCACTGAGGAGGACTTCGCAACGCTCCCCGTCGAGAAGAGCCGGGAAATCGGCGTCGTCGAGTTTGTGCCGAGCGACCAGATCGACCCGATCATGCTGGACCGCTCCTACTTCCTGGAACCGGATTCGACGTCGACCAAGGCGTACGTCCTGCTCCGGAGGACCCTGGAGGAAACGGACCGGACAGCGATCGTGCAGTTCACGCTGCGGCAGAAGAGCCGGCTCGGCGCGCTGCGGGTCCGCGGCGATGTGCTGATGCTGCAGTCGCTGCTGTGGGACGACGAGGTGCGGGATGCCAAGTTCCCCTCCCTCGACGAGCGGGTCCGGATTTCGGCCAAGGAAAGGGAAATGTCGGCAGCGCTGGTGGAGTCCTTCTCGACCGACTTCGATCCCGAGAACTTCACTGATGAGTATCAGGTTCAGCTCCGCACCCTGATCGACGCGAAGCTGGAGAAGGGTGAGGCCCTCGATACTGAGGAAACCTTCGGAGAGTCCGGTGACGACGACGGCGGCGGGAAGGTCCTTGACCTGATGGAGGCGCTGCGGCGAAGCGTGGAGAAGAACCGCGAGAAAAAGGGCACGTCGGGCTCAAAGACGGCCCCGGAGCCGAAAAAGGCACCATCCACATCCAAGGCAAAGGGCGCCTAA
- a CDS encoding ATP-dependent DNA ligase, whose amino-acid sequence MGSSKGQQQQSVTVDGRRLRLTSLDRVIYPGTGTTKADVLAYYAAIADYLVPHARDRAVTRKRWVNGVGTRESPGQVFFQKNLDQSAPEWVQRHRIAHSDHVNVYPLVNDLATLTWLGQISALEIHVPQWRFGPDGEISNPDRLVLDLDPGEGVSLAECAEVARHARSILQDMGLNPYPVTSGSKGIHLYAALDGSQTSDEVSMVAHELARALEADHPDSVVSDMKKSLRGGKVLVDWSQNNRNKTTVAPYSLRGKLLPAVAAPRTWAEMADPGLAQIDYHQMMVRVQERGDLLAGLDGTPSGAGGGPAAAEDRTAPGAAPTNPTDRLSAYRSMRDGAKTPEPIPAAVGDSGGNRFVIQEHHARRLHYDFRLERDGVLVSWAVPKGPPDTPNRNHLAVQSEDHPLEYGSFEGTIPKGEYGAGEMYIWDSGTYEAEKWREGEEVICTIHGRDDGGLARSGSPVRRYALIHTGGGEGSGERNWLMHLMKDQGAGGGAAETHPDDPMATPPDLAPMLATPGSAADVTSDQEWAFEMKWDGVRAIATVTPDGVQLTSRNGNDMTALYPELADLGDYVNAENAVLDGEIVALNRSGRPDFGLLQNRFNLTKASEIEAARRKAPVHFMLFDLLHLDGNSLLQLRYDQRREILEQAVDSPADGHIQVPPALDATLEEAVAASRELGLEGVMAKLTHGSYAAGRRSRGWIKIKQQLTQEVVVVGWRPGKGSRAHKVGSLLMAVPDGVDLKYVGRVGSGLTERDLAELGSRLRKMSRKTAPLADVPAADASDAHWVRPALVGEVQFSERTDGGKLRHPVWRGWRPDKRPSDVVVEL is encoded by the coding sequence ATGGGTTCCAGCAAAGGCCAGCAGCAACAGAGCGTCACCGTGGACGGTCGGCGCCTCCGGCTGACCAGCCTGGACCGTGTCATCTACCCCGGCACCGGTACTACCAAGGCAGATGTGCTGGCCTATTACGCTGCCATCGCCGACTACCTGGTGCCGCATGCCCGGGACCGGGCCGTCACCCGCAAGCGCTGGGTGAACGGTGTGGGCACACGGGAGAGTCCCGGTCAGGTGTTTTTCCAGAAGAACCTTGACCAGTCCGCCCCCGAGTGGGTGCAGCGCCACCGAATCGCCCACTCCGACCATGTCAACGTGTATCCACTGGTCAACGATCTGGCCACTCTGACCTGGTTGGGTCAGATTTCTGCCCTGGAGATCCATGTGCCGCAGTGGAGGTTCGGCCCAGACGGCGAAATCAGCAACCCCGACCGCCTGGTGCTCGACCTCGATCCGGGCGAGGGGGTCAGCCTTGCCGAGTGCGCGGAAGTTGCCCGCCATGCCCGCTCAATCCTGCAGGACATGGGCCTGAACCCGTACCCCGTCACCAGCGGGTCAAAGGGTATTCACCTGTACGCGGCGCTGGATGGGTCGCAGACCTCCGACGAGGTGTCGATGGTCGCCCACGAACTGGCCCGGGCGCTTGAGGCAGACCATCCAGACAGCGTGGTCAGCGACATGAAAAAGTCACTCCGCGGCGGCAAGGTGCTGGTCGACTGGAGCCAGAACAACAGGAACAAGACCACCGTGGCGCCGTATTCCCTCCGCGGCAAGCTTCTGCCGGCCGTCGCCGCACCCCGCACCTGGGCCGAGATGGCGGATCCCGGGCTTGCGCAGATCGACTACCACCAGATGATGGTCCGGGTGCAGGAACGCGGTGACCTGCTGGCTGGACTGGATGGAACCCCGTCCGGTGCTGGCGGTGGCCCGGCGGCAGCTGAGGATCGCACCGCTCCGGGAGCGGCCCCTACCAATCCGACCGACAGGCTGAGCGCCTACCGCTCCATGCGCGATGGCGCGAAGACCCCGGAACCGATCCCCGCCGCGGTCGGCGACTCGGGGGGCAACCGGTTCGTCATCCAGGAACACCACGCCCGCCGGCTGCACTACGATTTCCGGCTGGAGCGCGACGGCGTCCTCGTTTCCTGGGCGGTGCCCAAGGGGCCGCCGGACACCCCGAACAGGAATCACCTCGCCGTTCAGAGCGAAGATCACCCGCTGGAATACGGCTCTTTTGAGGGCACCATCCCCAAGGGGGAGTACGGCGCCGGGGAGATGTACATCTGGGACTCCGGCACGTACGAAGCCGAAAAGTGGCGTGAGGGCGAGGAAGTCATCTGCACCATTCACGGGCGCGACGACGGCGGACTGGCCCGGAGCGGCAGCCCAGTCAGGCGGTACGCGCTGATCCACACCGGAGGAGGGGAAGGATCGGGAGAAAGGAACTGGCTGATGCACCTGATGAAGGACCAGGGCGCTGGAGGCGGTGCGGCCGAAACCCACCCGGATGACCCCATGGCGACCCCGCCCGACCTGGCGCCGATGCTGGCCACCCCCGGGTCCGCGGCGGACGTCACCTCCGACCAGGAGTGGGCTTTCGAAATGAAGTGGGACGGCGTGCGGGCGATCGCCACCGTAACACCGGACGGGGTGCAGCTGACCAGCCGGAACGGCAATGACATGACAGCCCTGTATCCCGAGCTCGCTGACCTGGGTGACTACGTCAATGCCGAGAACGCGGTGCTGGACGGTGAAATCGTCGCTCTGAACCGGTCCGGCCGCCCCGATTTCGGGCTCCTGCAGAACCGGTTCAACCTCACCAAGGCCTCCGAAATTGAAGCTGCCCGCCGGAAAGCCCCGGTGCACTTCATGCTGTTCGACCTGCTCCACCTTGACGGCAACTCCCTGCTGCAGCTCCGGTACGACCAGAGACGCGAGATTCTCGAACAGGCCGTGGATAGTCCCGCGGATGGTCACATCCAGGTGCCACCAGCCCTGGATGCCACCCTTGAGGAAGCTGTCGCAGCGAGCAGGGAGCTCGGCCTTGAGGGAGTGATGGCGAAACTCACGCACGGCAGCTACGCCGCGGGACGACGCTCGCGGGGCTGGATCAAGATCAAGCAGCAACTCACCCAGGAGGTGGTGGTGGTCGGCTGGCGTCCGGGCAAAGGCAGCCGCGCGCACAAGGTGGGTTCCCTGCTGATGGCCGTGCCCGACGGCGTCGACCTGAAGTATGTAGGGCGGGTCGGGTCCGGCCTGACTGAACGGGATCTCGCCGAACTCGGTTCCCGCCTCCGGAAGATGTCCCGGAAAACCGCGCCGCTCGCCGATGTGCCGGCGGCCGACGCCTCGGATGCGCACTGGGTGCGCCCTGCGCTGGTGGGGGAGGTCCAGTTCAGTGAGCGCACCGACGGCGGGAAACTCCGCCACCCCGTGTGGCGTGGCTGGCGACCCGATAAACGGCCGTCCGACGTCGTCGTCGAACTGTAG